In Nicotiana tabacum cultivar K326 chromosome 11, ASM71507v2, whole genome shotgun sequence, a single window of DNA contains:
- the LOC107800326 gene encoding tRNA(His) guanylyltransferase 1 isoform X1 — translation MANSKYEYVKCFEAGDEVMYPNIIVVQIDGRDFGSFSEKQGFEKPNDEKALNLMNACAIKVLENFSDVIFAYGFSDEYSFVLKKETTFYERRASKILSIIVSFFSSTFVTKWKEFFSQKDLSVPPSFHSRVISCASMEVLQAYLLWRQTECHTSNLYNTCLWKLVFSGKSEKEAKEILKGTQKQEKNELLFQQFGINYKDLPQIFRQGSCAIKIKVEDIVKYRENGTPVKRPRKKAVIVHSENIATKGFWNNYSCLTEELGLLAEGINKIKPEYLRSFQFESKLMLSTWIVVRIDGCHFHRFCEDNGFQKPNDEQALNLMNSCAVSLLEMFKDIIFAYGVSDEYSFVLKKESLLYQRRSSEIVSAIVSLFTAMYAMKWKEFFPEKDFKEPPYFDGRSVCYPSSEILRDYLAWRQVDCHINNQYNTCFWLLVKSGKSRTEAQSSLKGTQTQEKNELLTQFGIDYNALPIMFRMGSSVFQDKDELTGNDKVVVEHCNIIDTCFWKEHPRILNEEEPLLTILRPHSNKMLRLS, via the exons ATGGCGAACAGCAAGTATGAATACGTAAAGTGTTTTGAGGCAGGAGATGAAGTAATGTACCCAAATATCATTGTTGTTCAAATTGATGGCCGCGATTTTGGCAG TTTCTCGGAGAAGCAGGGATTTGAGAAGCCGAATGATGAAAAAGCCTTGAACTTGATGAATGCTTGTGCTATTAAGGTATTAGAGAACTTCTCTGATGTTATATTTGCATATGGATTTAGTGATGAGTACAG TTTCGTGTTGAAGAAGGAAACCACCTTTTACGAGAGGCGAGCAAG CAAAATACTCTCCATTATTGTGTCTTTCTTCTCATCTACATTTGTAACCAAATGGAAAGAGTTCTTTTCTCAAAAGGACTTAAGTGTGCCTCCATCATTCCATTCACGAGTTATCAGCTGTGCATCAATGGAGGTTCTTCAGGCATATCTTCTATGGAGACAAACAGAAT GTCATACAAGCAATCTATACAATACTTGTTTGTGGAAGCTGGTGTTTTCTGGAAAGTCAGAAAAAGAGGCCAAAGAGATTCTTAAG GGAACACAAAAGCAGGAGAAAAATGAATTACTCTTTCAGCAGTTTGGTATCAACTACAAGGACCTTCCACAGATTTTTCGTCAAGGGTCTTGTGCCATCAAGATAAAG GTGGAAGATATTGTGAAATACCGAGAAAATGGCACTCCTGTTAAAAGACCAAGGAAGAAAGCAGTCATAGTTCACTCCGAAAATATAGCAACAAAAGGCTTTTGGAATAACTACTCATGCCTTACTGAGGAACTTGGTTTGCTTGCAGAAGGCATTAATAAGATTAAACCTGAGTATTTGAGGTCTTTCCAGTTTGAAAGCAAGTTGATGTTATCTACTTGGATTGTAGTCCGGATAGACGGTTGTCATTTCCACAG GTTTTGTGAAGATAATGGTTTTCAGAAGCCAAATGATGAGCAGGCACTGAATCTTATGAACTCATGTGCGGTTTCTTTGTTAGAGATGTTTAAGGATATTATCTTTGCATATGGGGTGAGCGATGAATATAG CTTTGTTTTGAAGAAAGAATCTCTATTATATCAGAGGCGGTCAAG TGAAATCGTCTCTGCCATTGTATCTCTTTTCACTGCCATGTATGCGATGAAGTGGAAAGAGTTTTTCCCTGAGAAAGATTTTAAAGAACCACCTTATTTTGATGGTCGATCTGTTTGCTATCCATCATCTGAGATTCTTCGAGATTATTTGGCTTGGAGACAAGTTGATT GTCACATaaacaatcagtacaatacttGTTTCTGGCTGCTTGTTAAGTCTGGAAAGAGTAGAACTGAAGCGCAAAGCTCTCTGAAG GGTACCCAAACTCAGGAAAAGAATGAACTGCTTACGCAGTTTGGCATTGATTACAATGCGCTACCAATCATGTTTCGGATGGGTTCCTCTGTTTTCCAGGACAAa GACGAACTAACTGGAAATGACAAAGTAGTTGTTGAACACTGTAATATAATTGACACGTGCTTTTGGAAAGAACATCCAAGAATACTTAATGAGGAGGAGCCATTGCTGACGATTTTGCGGCCCCATAGCAATAAAATGCTTCGATTGTCTTGA
- the LOC107800326 gene encoding tRNA(His) guanylyltransferase 1 isoform X2: MANSKYEYVKCFEAGDEVMYPNIIVVQIDGRDFGSFVLKKETTFYERRASKILSIIVSFFSSTFVTKWKEFFSQKDLSVPPSFHSRVISCASMEVLQAYLLWRQTECHTSNLYNTCLWKLVFSGKSEKEAKEILKGTQKQEKNELLFQQFGINYKDLPQIFRQGSCAIKIKVEDIVKYRENGTPVKRPRKKAVIVHSENIATKGFWNNYSCLTEELGLLAEGINKIKPEYLRSFQFESKLMLSTWIVVRIDGCHFHRFCEDNGFQKPNDEQALNLMNSCAVSLLEMFKDIIFAYGVSDEYSFVLKKESLLYQRRSSEIVSAIVSLFTAMYAMKWKEFFPEKDFKEPPYFDGRSVCYPSSEILRDYLAWRQVDCHINNQYNTCFWLLVKSGKSRTEAQSSLKGTQTQEKNELLTQFGIDYNALPIMFRMGSSVFQDKDELTGNDKVVVEHCNIIDTCFWKEHPRILNEEEPLLTILRPHSNKMLRLS; this comes from the exons ATGGCGAACAGCAAGTATGAATACGTAAAGTGTTTTGAGGCAGGAGATGAAGTAATGTACCCAAATATCATTGTTGTTCAAATTGATGGCCGCGATTTTGGCAG TTTCGTGTTGAAGAAGGAAACCACCTTTTACGAGAGGCGAGCAAG CAAAATACTCTCCATTATTGTGTCTTTCTTCTCATCTACATTTGTAACCAAATGGAAAGAGTTCTTTTCTCAAAAGGACTTAAGTGTGCCTCCATCATTCCATTCACGAGTTATCAGCTGTGCATCAATGGAGGTTCTTCAGGCATATCTTCTATGGAGACAAACAGAAT GTCATACAAGCAATCTATACAATACTTGTTTGTGGAAGCTGGTGTTTTCTGGAAAGTCAGAAAAAGAGGCCAAAGAGATTCTTAAG GGAACACAAAAGCAGGAGAAAAATGAATTACTCTTTCAGCAGTTTGGTATCAACTACAAGGACCTTCCACAGATTTTTCGTCAAGGGTCTTGTGCCATCAAGATAAAG GTGGAAGATATTGTGAAATACCGAGAAAATGGCACTCCTGTTAAAAGACCAAGGAAGAAAGCAGTCATAGTTCACTCCGAAAATATAGCAACAAAAGGCTTTTGGAATAACTACTCATGCCTTACTGAGGAACTTGGTTTGCTTGCAGAAGGCATTAATAAGATTAAACCTGAGTATTTGAGGTCTTTCCAGTTTGAAAGCAAGTTGATGTTATCTACTTGGATTGTAGTCCGGATAGACGGTTGTCATTTCCACAG GTTTTGTGAAGATAATGGTTTTCAGAAGCCAAATGATGAGCAGGCACTGAATCTTATGAACTCATGTGCGGTTTCTTTGTTAGAGATGTTTAAGGATATTATCTTTGCATATGGGGTGAGCGATGAATATAG CTTTGTTTTGAAGAAAGAATCTCTATTATATCAGAGGCGGTCAAG TGAAATCGTCTCTGCCATTGTATCTCTTTTCACTGCCATGTATGCGATGAAGTGGAAAGAGTTTTTCCCTGAGAAAGATTTTAAAGAACCACCTTATTTTGATGGTCGATCTGTTTGCTATCCATCATCTGAGATTCTTCGAGATTATTTGGCTTGGAGACAAGTTGATT GTCACATaaacaatcagtacaatacttGTTTCTGGCTGCTTGTTAAGTCTGGAAAGAGTAGAACTGAAGCGCAAAGCTCTCTGAAG GGTACCCAAACTCAGGAAAAGAATGAACTGCTTACGCAGTTTGGCATTGATTACAATGCGCTACCAATCATGTTTCGGATGGGTTCCTCTGTTTTCCAGGACAAa GACGAACTAACTGGAAATGACAAAGTAGTTGTTGAACACTGTAATATAATTGACACGTGCTTTTGGAAAGAACATCCAAGAATACTTAATGAGGAGGAGCCATTGCTGACGATTTTGCGGCCCCATAGCAATAAAATGCTTCGATTGTCTTGA
- the LOC107800326 gene encoding tRNA(His) guanylyltransferase 1 isoform X3 produces MLVLLSFVLKKETTFYERRASKILSIIVSFFSSTFVTKWKEFFSQKDLSVPPSFHSRVISCASMEVLQAYLLWRQTECHTSNLYNTCLWKLVFSGKSEKEAKEILKGTQKQEKNELLFQQFGINYKDLPQIFRQGSCAIKIKVEDIVKYRENGTPVKRPRKKAVIVHSENIATKGFWNNYSCLTEELGLLAEGINKIKPEYLRSFQFESKLMLSTWIVVRIDGCHFHRFCEDNGFQKPNDEQALNLMNSCAVSLLEMFKDIIFAYGVSDEYSFVLKKESLLYQRRSSEIVSAIVSLFTAMYAMKWKEFFPEKDFKEPPYFDGRSVCYPSSEILRDYLAWRQVDCHINNQYNTCFWLLVKSGKSRTEAQSSLKGTQTQEKNELLTQFGIDYNALPIMFRMGSSVFQDKDELTGNDKVVVEHCNIIDTCFWKEHPRILNEEEPLLTILRPHSNKMLRLS; encoded by the exons ATGCTTGTGCTATTAAG TTTCGTGTTGAAGAAGGAAACCACCTTTTACGAGAGGCGAGCAAG CAAAATACTCTCCATTATTGTGTCTTTCTTCTCATCTACATTTGTAACCAAATGGAAAGAGTTCTTTTCTCAAAAGGACTTAAGTGTGCCTCCATCATTCCATTCACGAGTTATCAGCTGTGCATCAATGGAGGTTCTTCAGGCATATCTTCTATGGAGACAAACAGAAT GTCATACAAGCAATCTATACAATACTTGTTTGTGGAAGCTGGTGTTTTCTGGAAAGTCAGAAAAAGAGGCCAAAGAGATTCTTAAG GGAACACAAAAGCAGGAGAAAAATGAATTACTCTTTCAGCAGTTTGGTATCAACTACAAGGACCTTCCACAGATTTTTCGTCAAGGGTCTTGTGCCATCAAGATAAAG GTGGAAGATATTGTGAAATACCGAGAAAATGGCACTCCTGTTAAAAGACCAAGGAAGAAAGCAGTCATAGTTCACTCCGAAAATATAGCAACAAAAGGCTTTTGGAATAACTACTCATGCCTTACTGAGGAACTTGGTTTGCTTGCAGAAGGCATTAATAAGATTAAACCTGAGTATTTGAGGTCTTTCCAGTTTGAAAGCAAGTTGATGTTATCTACTTGGATTGTAGTCCGGATAGACGGTTGTCATTTCCACAG GTTTTGTGAAGATAATGGTTTTCAGAAGCCAAATGATGAGCAGGCACTGAATCTTATGAACTCATGTGCGGTTTCTTTGTTAGAGATGTTTAAGGATATTATCTTTGCATATGGGGTGAGCGATGAATATAG CTTTGTTTTGAAGAAAGAATCTCTATTATATCAGAGGCGGTCAAG TGAAATCGTCTCTGCCATTGTATCTCTTTTCACTGCCATGTATGCGATGAAGTGGAAAGAGTTTTTCCCTGAGAAAGATTTTAAAGAACCACCTTATTTTGATGGTCGATCTGTTTGCTATCCATCATCTGAGATTCTTCGAGATTATTTGGCTTGGAGACAAGTTGATT GTCACATaaacaatcagtacaatacttGTTTCTGGCTGCTTGTTAAGTCTGGAAAGAGTAGAACTGAAGCGCAAAGCTCTCTGAAG GGTACCCAAACTCAGGAAAAGAATGAACTGCTTACGCAGTTTGGCATTGATTACAATGCGCTACCAATCATGTTTCGGATGGGTTCCTCTGTTTTCCAGGACAAa GACGAACTAACTGGAAATGACAAAGTAGTTGTTGAACACTGTAATATAATTGACACGTGCTTTTGGAAAGAACATCCAAGAATACTTAATGAGGAGGAGCCATTGCTGACGATTTTGCGGCCCCATAGCAATAAAATGCTTCGATTGTCTTGA
- the LOC107800328 gene encoding violaxanthin de-epoxidase, chloroplastic-like produces the protein MNVNVAPSPSINSPAPFPVNRRSSFAGLPNLILLRCRKTKVSIFSSSLDRKIRATRSIVAAAAVEMKEAEKKTSNPVRIVSIVGEDSVSPLSSAPWLDVMLHTAERLKWVDEEFEMIVFSDNFINSQDETVNRVGNELDRADILVLVAVSKEGSVNWIQTNSQNVSNIIWFDSSSALRNKLGGILIETEKRGDIFSSLLPFSQSKKLNESVEIARTVSEAWERHNSDDMRFCLLVIINAYITPVSTLQNLRAKGFSTLNCMVTNCGPQILNCLLDPNCRKALQCLNQCSPVDQVCNYRCIASYESQYLEEFSLCVLQKNNCLELDAKIPEKPHVPPMTEFRGEILSSEIAEDIFVGWLGTLNWSWRVVAGQNPAYDQFPCQYQLYYRGKARGSFWYEPVFQVRTLEDNLVWRRRKYRVKRGKVPGTFQFSVLDNGVVSIESWTIVDVSDDLSWGLFHYHGAARVAGQSYTGAVLVSPDGQYPAERKKDRLISALDRCGIKEWELFNVDNCSCEGPPLGLPEGSSLHSKIEVQEGRTHSSV, from the exons ATGAATGTAAACGTAGCACCATCCCCCTCCATCAATTCTCCGGCTCCTTTTCCGGTTAATCGGCGGTCCAGTTTCGCCGGACTTCCAAACCTTATTCTTCTCCGCTGCCGGAAAACTAAAGTGtccatattttcttcttctcttgaCCGGAAAATCAGAGCTACAAGAAGCATAGTAGCTGCTGCTGCTGTGGAAATGAAAGAAGCAGAGAAAAAGACAAGTAATCCAGTGAGAATAGTGAGTATTGTTGGAGAGGATAGTGTTAGCCCTCTCAGCTCTGCTCCTTGGCTAGATGTCATGCTTCACACT GCAGAGAGACTGAAATGGGTTGATGAAGAGTTCGAAATGATTGTCTTTTCTGACAACTTTATCAATTCTCAAGATGAAACTGTCAACCGCGTTGGAAATGAGCTGGATCGTGCTGATATTTTGGTGCTGGTTGCTGTCAGTAAGGAAGGATCAGTCAACTGGATACAGACTAACAGCCAGAATGTCTCAAACATCATATGGTTTGATTCCTCTTCGGCACTGAGAAACAAGCTGGGCGGAATTTTGATTGAAACTGAAAAAAGAGGAGATATATTCAGCAGTTTACTTCCATTCTCTCAATCGAAGAAACTGAATGAATCTGTAGAGATAGCCCGAACAGTGTCTGAGGCTTGGGAAAGGCATAACTCTGATGACATGCGGTTCTGCTTATTAGTTATAATTAATGCTTATATAACGCCGGTTTCAACACTGCAGAACCTTAGAGCAAAAGGATTCTCCACCCTGAACTGCATGGTGACAAATTGTGGACCTCAGATATTGAATTGCCTACTGGATCCTAATTGTAGGAAGGCACTTCAGTGCTTGAACCAGTGCAGCCCTGTAGATCAAGTATGCAATTATCGGTGTATTGCTTCATATGAGAGTCAATACCTGGAAGAGTTTTCTCTCTGTGTACTACAGAAGAATAACTGTCTTGAGCTCGACGCAAAGATCCCTGAAAAACCTCATGTGCCTCCAATGACCGAGTTTCGAGGGGAAATATTGTCTTCTGAAATTGCTGAAGACATTTTTGTGGGTTGGTTAGGGACATTGAATTGGAGTTGGCGCGTTGTAGCAGGGCAGAATCCAGCTTATGATCAATTTCCATGCCAGTACCAGCTATACTATCGGGGAAAAGCTAGAGGATCATTCTGGTATGAGCCAGTTTTCCAGGTAAGAACACTTGAAGATAACTTAGTCTGGAGAAGGCGAAAGTATAGAGTGAAAAGAGGAAAAGTTCCCGGAACATTTCAATTCAGTGTATTGGATAATGGAGTTGTTTCAATTGAGTCCTGGACAATTGTGGATGTTTCTGATGATTTAAGTTGGGGTTTGTTTCACTATCATGGAGCTGCACGAGTGGCGGGGCAGTCATATACCGGGGCGGTTCTTGTGAGCCCAGATGGCCAATATCCAGCTGAGAGGAAAAAAGATAGGTTGATATCTGCATTGGATAGATGTGGCATCAAAGAGTGGGAGCTATTCAATGTTGATAATTGTTCATGTGAAGGTCCACCACTGGGGCTTCCAGAGGGGTCAAGTTTGCATTCTAAGATTGAAGTCCAAGAGGGCAGGACACATTCTTCAGTATAG